A portion of the Synechococcales cyanobacterium CNB genome contains these proteins:
- a CDS encoding FHA domain-containing protein: protein MNASSVLENVIRLDPLAGPPIDPVEITAGKPCTLGRGTTCEAQLADQTVSRRHAMVAFRADTWFVTDLESRHGTFVNGVRLEVNTPSPINEGDLLRIGPWTFRVRSADAPPSTLPTTNDFGSTGHRVQHVPQQELRSIAQQRLELLIECAAQINASPDENSLAKAVLDAVTSGTGFPRAALIRTSGADVEVIGYRGPSQRDAPSHDLAFSRSLINAASGGGVVRLTSQMQQGAYGESIMRLGIHSALCAPVYIGDTVAAYLYLDARHQESQVQADAAAFCQAVCRMFGLALANLKRASLQKLNEEIMRDVGAAAAAQKLLMPPPHGQIGPLAYFMRMRPGRMVAGDLFNIMPLPDGRVAAYLGDVAGKGVGAAILMATTQTMLNQALRHDPDPAAALNEVNAQISRQIVTGRFISLWAGVFDPTHNTVRFVDAGHGHWLYRSTSGRPHKLDANGGLPLGVDADVPYESEQAPFPPGARMIVFSDGVVEQPSPEGQEFGLDRILATLADADSTDAEVNSLFEAVRRFAGTDNLADDVTVASLEYRAR, encoded by the coding sequence ATGAACGCAAGTTCGGTGCTGGAGAATGTCATCCGTCTCGACCCGCTCGCCGGGCCGCCCATCGACCCCGTCGAGATCACCGCCGGCAAGCCCTGCACCCTCGGCCGCGGCACCACCTGCGAGGCACAGCTCGCCGACCAGACCGTCTCACGCCGACACGCCATGGTCGCCTTCCGCGCCGACACCTGGTTCGTCACCGACCTCGAAAGCCGCCACGGCACCTTCGTCAACGGCGTGCGCCTCGAAGTCAACACCCCCTCGCCCATCAACGAGGGCGACCTCCTCCGCATCGGCCCCTGGACCTTCCGCGTCCGCTCCGCGGACGCCCCCCCCTCAACCCTCCCCACCACCAACGACTTCGGCTCCACCGGGCACCGCGTCCAGCACGTCCCCCAGCAGGAACTCCGCTCGATCGCCCAGCAAAGGCTCGAACTCCTCATCGAGTGCGCCGCGCAGATCAACGCCTCCCCGGACGAGAACTCGCTCGCCAAGGCCGTCCTCGACGCCGTCACCAGCGGCACCGGGTTCCCACGCGCCGCACTCATCCGCACCAGCGGCGCGGACGTCGAAGTCATCGGATACCGAGGCCCCAGCCAGCGCGACGCCCCCTCCCACGACCTCGCCTTCTCGCGCTCGCTCATCAACGCCGCATCAGGCGGCGGCGTCGTCCGACTCACCAGCCAGATGCAGCAGGGCGCGTACGGCGAATCCATCATGCGCCTCGGCATCCACTCCGCCCTCTGCGCTCCCGTCTACATCGGCGACACCGTCGCCGCCTATCTCTACCTCGACGCACGGCACCAGGAGTCCCAGGTCCAGGCCGACGCCGCCGCTTTCTGCCAGGCCGTCTGCCGCATGTTCGGCCTCGCCCTCGCCAACCTCAAGCGGGCGAGCCTCCAGAAACTCAACGAGGAGATCATGCGCGACGTCGGCGCCGCCGCCGCCGCTCAGAAGCTCCTCATGCCCCCCCCCCACGGCCAGATCGGACCCCTCGCCTACTTCATGCGCATGCGACCCGGACGAATGGTCGCGGGCGACCTCTTCAACATCATGCCCCTCCCGGACGGCCGCGTCGCCGCATACCTCGGCGACGTCGCCGGAAAGGGCGTCGGCGCGGCCATCCTCATGGCCACCACGCAGACCATGCTCAATCAGGCCCTCCGACACGACCCAGACCCCGCCGCCGCCCTCAACGAGGTCAACGCCCAGATCAGCCGCCAGATCGTCACAGGACGGTTCATCTCCCTCTGGGCCGGCGTCTTCGACCCCACCCACAACACCGTGCGATTCGTCGATGCCGGACACGGGCACTGGCTCTACCGATCTACCTCCGGCAGACCGCACAAACTCGACGCCAACGGCGGACTCCCCCTCGGCGTCGATGCCGACGTCCCCTACGAGAGCGAGCAGGCCCCCTTCCCGCCCGGCGCGCGCATGATCGTCTTCTCCGACGGCGTCGTCGAGCAGCCTTCGCCCGAGGGGCAGGAGTTCGGCCTCGACCGCATCCTCGCCACCCTCGCCGACGCCGACTCCACCGACGCCGAGGTCAACAGCCTCTTCGAGGCCGTGCGCCGCTTCGCCGGCACCGACAACCTCGCCGACGACGTCACCGTCGCGAGCCTGGAATACAGAGCCAGATAG
- a CDS encoding IS5 family transposase, with protein sequence MTIRLTDEQLDWICERVSDAPRSPLGGRPPTDKRKAVAGIFWILDNGAKWKDLPREYGSRSAVHRCFKRWVEAGVFENIMRDAGRLVEDRGEYRLYECFIDGTFSKAKGGGDGIGRTKAGKGVKIMVLVDARGLPVAVDTASASPHETRLVQQLFGWMLTEETPERVVGDKAYDSDALDEELAADGIELIPPHQSNRRPENVTQDGRPLRRYKRRFTVERTISWFQNFRRLCIRWEKSTVLFQGYLHFACSFMLLREALG encoded by the coding sequence ATGACGATAAGACTCACGGACGAGCAGCTTGACTGGATCTGCGAGCGGGTGTCCGATGCGCCGCGCAGCCCTCTGGGCGGGCGGCCGCCGACGGACAAACGCAAGGCGGTGGCGGGCATCTTCTGGATCCTCGACAACGGCGCGAAGTGGAAGGACCTGCCGCGGGAGTACGGCTCCAGGAGCGCGGTGCACCGCTGCTTCAAGCGCTGGGTCGAGGCGGGCGTCTTCGAGAACATCATGCGCGACGCGGGCCGGCTGGTCGAGGATCGCGGCGAGTACCGGCTCTACGAGTGCTTCATCGACGGCACCTTCAGCAAGGCCAAGGGCGGCGGCGACGGGATCGGGCGCACGAAGGCCGGAAAGGGCGTGAAGATCATGGTTCTCGTGGACGCGCGCGGCCTGCCGGTGGCGGTGGACACGGCGTCGGCCTCGCCGCACGAGACCAGGCTGGTGCAGCAGCTCTTCGGCTGGATGCTGACCGAAGAGACGCCCGAGCGTGTGGTCGGCGACAAGGCCTACGACAGCGACGCGCTCGACGAGGAACTGGCTGCGGACGGCATCGAGTTGATCCCGCCGCACCAGAGCAACCGGCGTCCGGAGAACGTGACGCAGGACGGCCGCCCGCTGCGCCGCTACAAGCGCCGCTTCACCGTGGAGCGGACGATCTCCTGGTTCCAGAACTTCCGCCGACTGTGCATCCGATGGGAGAAGTCCACCGTTCTGTTCCAGGGTTACCTTCACTTCGCGTGCTCGTTCATGTTACTTCGAGAGGCTCTGGGATAG
- the rpsI gene encoding 30S ribosomal protein S9 — protein sequence MTLRTETQTSAETGATSTRPLREPTPPDAQGWWWGTGRRKTAVARVRLRPAKGEATVKVQKSGNRFKTIEEHFSEERDRNDAYAPLKLTNTFGKMEVVIRAAGGGTMGQAQAVRLGISRALAGYDPTFEPALRAAGFLTRDAREVERKKYGQAGARRRFQFSKR from the coding sequence ATGACACTGAGGACCGAGACGCAGACATCCGCCGAGACCGGGGCGACCTCGACGCGCCCGCTTCGGGAGCCGACGCCGCCCGACGCGCAGGGGTGGTGGTGGGGCACGGGTCGTCGCAAGACGGCGGTGGCGCGTGTGCGGCTTCGCCCTGCGAAGGGCGAGGCGACGGTGAAGGTGCAGAAGTCCGGGAACCGGTTCAAGACGATCGAGGAGCATTTTTCGGAGGAGCGTGACCGGAACGACGCCTATGCGCCGCTGAAGCTGACCAACACCTTCGGGAAGATGGAGGTGGTGATCCGTGCGGCGGGCGGTGGGACGATGGGGCAGGCGCAGGCGGTGCGGCTGGGGATCAGCCGCGCACTGGCGGGGTACGACCCGACGTTCGAGCCGGCGTTGCGTGCGGCGGGCTTCCTGACGCGCGACGCCCGGGAGGTGGAGCGGAAGAAGTACGGGCAGGCGGGGGCGCGGCGCCGCTTCCAGTTCTCGAAGCGTTGA
- the rplM gene encoding 50S ribosomal protein L13 — MRRQTFYAKPGEVERGWKVVDAEGVPLGRLAVEVATVLMGKHRPEYSPHVDTGEFVVVTNAKKVALTGRKAEQRMKLRYTRYPGGLKAEAYGAVRERRPERLVEDAVRRMLPKNRLGRHMLTKLKVYGGPEHPHQAQQPVRMEV; from the coding sequence GTGAGACGCCAGACGTTCTATGCCAAGCCCGGCGAGGTCGAGCGAGGTTGGAAGGTGGTGGACGCGGAGGGCGTTCCGCTGGGCCGCCTTGCGGTGGAGGTGGCGACGGTGCTGATGGGCAAGCACCGGCCGGAGTACTCGCCGCACGTGGACACGGGCGAGTTCGTGGTGGTGACGAACGCGAAGAAGGTCGCGCTGACCGGGCGCAAGGCGGAGCAGCGGATGAAGCTCCGGTACACGCGTTACCCCGGCGGGCTGAAGGCGGAGGCGTATGGCGCGGTGCGCGAGCGCCGGCCCGAGCGGCTGGTCGAGGACGCGGTGCGGCGGATGTTGCCGAAGAACCGGCTCGGTCGGCACATGCTCACGAAACTGAAGGTGTACGGCGGGCCTGAGCACCCGCACCAGGCGCAGCAGCCCGTCCGCATGGAAGTCTGA
- a CDS encoding CPBP family intramembrane metalloprotease, whose amino-acid sequence MSILPNAPQHHRHHREPPDPGTPLSRRIALTLAIALVLLVAGLQALTSIASSQPAPVQRAEVDAPPTTMDQFGLTARLYVLVLHGLGMPDPNGEASHALAKAAPTPRDDVRAVISMAEMASRPDDGAQRALARLDELRPEFERLASERPDEPEPTALLADLETLRTIYTNGPESLDDETRDRLVHRHGWFGRLALVFGRNDDNPERAAIFGPATALAFGVLIAAVVIPLAILVGFVLLVIALVLFMGRSLRPRFVPPMPGGSVYLETLVVFLLGFLGVKLLADLVGLVLSDTAAVVAGLTLQAGLVLLILWPLTRGVPFARWRAATGWHAPRGVLREVGCGVLGYLAALPVFVGGVVLSLILSAVWAMIASAIRGTPEQQPLPQNAPLDLVLSGNTLLVVLLFLMATIWAPIVEETIFRGALYRHARARVGAAAAGLLAALVFAFMHGYGPLFTPPLIALGFMFALLREWRGSLIASVTAHFLHNFVTLSALLVVVHLLGS is encoded by the coding sequence ATGTCCATCCTCCCCAACGCCCCCCAACATCACCGACACCACCGCGAACCGCCCGACCCCGGCACGCCCCTCTCGCGCCGGATCGCCCTCACGCTGGCCATCGCCCTCGTCCTCCTGGTCGCGGGCCTCCAGGCGTTGACTTCAATCGCGAGCAGTCAGCCCGCCCCGGTCCAGCGCGCGGAGGTCGATGCCCCGCCCACCACCATGGACCAGTTCGGCCTCACCGCCCGCCTCTACGTACTCGTCCTCCACGGGCTGGGAATGCCCGACCCCAACGGCGAGGCCTCGCACGCCCTGGCCAAGGCCGCCCCGACCCCGCGAGACGATGTCCGCGCCGTCATCTCCATGGCCGAGATGGCGTCGAGACCGGACGACGGCGCGCAGCGCGCGCTCGCCCGGCTCGACGAGTTGCGCCCCGAGTTCGAGCGCCTGGCGAGCGAACGCCCCGACGAGCCGGAACCGACCGCACTCCTGGCCGACCTCGAAACCCTGCGCACGATCTATACCAACGGGCCGGAATCCCTCGACGACGAGACCCGCGACCGCCTCGTGCACCGCCACGGCTGGTTCGGCCGACTCGCGCTCGTCTTCGGACGCAACGACGACAACCCCGAACGCGCCGCCATCTTCGGACCCGCAACCGCGCTCGCGTTCGGCGTGCTCATCGCCGCTGTCGTCATCCCGCTCGCCATCCTCGTCGGCTTCGTGCTCCTCGTCATCGCCCTCGTCCTCTTCATGGGACGCTCGCTCAGACCACGCTTCGTCCCGCCCATGCCCGGCGGGAGCGTCTATCTCGAAACCCTCGTCGTCTTCCTCCTCGGGTTCCTCGGCGTGAAACTCCTCGCCGACCTCGTCGGCCTTGTCCTGAGCGACACCGCCGCCGTCGTCGCAGGACTCACGCTCCAGGCAGGCCTCGTCCTGCTCATCCTCTGGCCGCTCACACGCGGCGTCCCCTTCGCACGATGGCGCGCCGCCACGGGATGGCACGCTCCGCGCGGCGTGCTCCGCGAAGTCGGGTGCGGCGTCCTGGGCTATCTCGCCGCGCTCCCCGTCTTTGTCGGCGGCGTCGTCCTCAGCCTCATCCTCTCCGCCGTCTGGGCCATGATCGCCTCCGCCATTCGCGGCACGCCGGAGCAGCAACCTCTTCCCCAGAACGCGCCGCTCGACCTCGTCCTCTCGGGCAACACCCTGCTCGTCGTGCTCCTCTTCCTCATGGCGACCATCTGGGCGCCGATCGTCGAGGAAACCATCTTCCGCGGCGCCCTCTACCGCCACGCACGCGCAAGGGTCGGCGCGGCCGCCGCGGGGCTGCTCGCCGCGCTCGTCTTCGCCTTCATGCACGGCTACGGCCCGCTCTTCACCCCCCCTCTCATCGCGCTCGGATTCATGTTCGCTCTGCTGCGAGAGTGGCGCGGTTCGCTCATCGCGTCCGTGACCGCCCACTTCCTCCACAACTTCGTCACGCTCTCCGCGCTCCTCGTCGTCGTCCATCTCCTCGGATCGTGA